From the Gallaecimonas kandeliae genome, one window contains:
- a CDS encoding glycosyltransferase family 4 protein has translation MHICHINLAKGFSGGERQTLNLIQSLAGQGVRQSLVAQPHGPLAREVAKLGIPIKGVRHFLKGHSQGGAWDLLHCHDGKAVYWAFIEHLLRRTPYVITRRVDNPLSAGALTRNAYQKAAAVVCLSRAIEAVVKSTVPQAQTCRIPDSCSDFTADPATVSDIRSRYPGKVLIGQVGRLLHHKGYQVSIEAARQLQATHPDWQFLFLGEGPEKETLEAQAQDLPNVAFLGHQSDIGNWLAALDLLIFPSLTEGMGSTILEAMQQKVPVIGSNAGGIPDIIEDGENGILVPPGDAKALAIAMEALLGDQAQCQRLVSHARKTLARFSPQAIKQAYLDLYKTVSP, from the coding sequence ATGCACATCTGTCATATCAACCTGGCCAAGGGCTTTTCCGGCGGTGAGCGCCAGACCCTGAACCTGATCCAGAGCCTGGCCGGGCAAGGCGTTCGCCAGAGCCTGGTGGCGCAACCTCATGGCCCGCTGGCCAGGGAAGTCGCCAAGCTGGGCATCCCGATCAAGGGGGTCAGGCACTTCCTGAAGGGCCACAGCCAGGGGGGTGCCTGGGATCTGCTGCACTGCCACGACGGCAAGGCGGTGTATTGGGCCTTTATCGAACACCTGCTGCGCCGCACGCCCTACGTGATCACCCGGCGGGTGGACAACCCCTTGAGTGCGGGCGCCCTGACCCGTAATGCTTACCAAAAAGCGGCGGCCGTGGTCTGCTTGAGCCGGGCCATAGAAGCGGTCGTGAAAAGCACGGTCCCCCAGGCTCAGACCTGCCGTATCCCCGACAGCTGTTCTGACTTTACCGCCGACCCCGCCACCGTATCCGATATCCGTTCCCGTTATCCTGGCAAGGTGCTGATAGGCCAGGTCGGCAGGCTTTTACACCACAAGGGATACCAGGTCAGCATCGAAGCGGCCAGGCAGCTCCAGGCGACCCATCCCGACTGGCAGTTCCTGTTCCTGGGTGAAGGCCCTGAGAAAGAGACACTGGAAGCCCAGGCCCAAGATCTGCCCAACGTGGCCTTCCTCGGTCACCAGAGCGACATAGGCAACTGGCTGGCCGCCTTGGATCTGTTGATCTTCCCCTCGCTGACGGAAGGCATGGGTTCCACCATCTTGGAGGCCATGCAGCAAAAAGTGCCTGTCATCGGCAGCAACGCCGGCGGCATTCCCGACATCATTGAAGACGGGGAAAACGGTATTCTGGTACCGCCTGGCGACGCAAAAGCCCTTGCAATAGCCATGGAGGCCTTGCTGGGCGACCAGGCCCAGTGCCAAAGGCTGGTTTCCCATGCAAGAAAGACCCTGGCTCGCTTCAGTCCCCAGGCAATAAAGCAGGCCTACCTAGACCTTTATAAGACAGTCAGTCCTTGA
- a CDS encoding glycosyltransferase, with translation MKVLVVSSYKDTWNSVRPEAEMLIGLKAHGIDLEVMTEGDADYVRRFVDAGVRVHPYHPKKKLSWDAIKRIRALLKEGGFEAVYSFNNKAIANVNIAAMGLPVKVLTYRGQTGNISKWDLSCYLTHLSPRVDRILCVAKATEVDLRQHVWGNKAKVCTVYKGHDLAWYQDQPADLGQLGIPSGAFVVGAVANARPRKGLPVLLAATHLLSKDADIHLLLVGGGMDTPEVKKLIEASPMKGRIHLAGFRKDAPAVIAACDVSVLASTKREGLPKTVIEAMVYGVAPIVSDTGGSAELIEDGTSGIKVQPGDAKAIAAGIQKLYEDRELCKAMGQRARARIDQHFNVRQSSAALARVLFETVSGGF, from the coding sequence ATGAAAGTCCTGGTGGTGAGCTCGTACAAAGACACCTGGAATTCGGTGCGGCCTGAGGCGGAAATGCTGATCGGCCTCAAGGCCCATGGCATAGATCTCGAGGTGATGACCGAAGGAGACGCCGACTATGTGCGCCGCTTCGTCGATGCCGGCGTCAGGGTCCACCCCTATCACCCCAAGAAGAAGCTGAGCTGGGACGCCATCAAGCGTATCCGTGCCTTGTTGAAAGAAGGCGGCTTTGAGGCCGTCTACAGTTTCAACAACAAGGCCATCGCCAACGTCAACATTGCCGCCATGGGCCTGCCGGTGAAAGTGCTCACTTACCGGGGCCAGACCGGCAACATCAGCAAGTGGGACCTCAGCTGCTACCTGACCCACCTGAGCCCCAGGGTGGACCGCATCCTCTGCGTGGCCAAGGCCACCGAGGTTGATCTGCGCCAGCACGTCTGGGGTAACAAGGCCAAGGTCTGCACCGTCTACAAGGGTCATGACCTGGCTTGGTACCAGGACCAGCCCGCTGACCTTGGTCAGTTAGGCATCCCATCGGGAGCCTTCGTGGTGGGGGCCGTGGCCAATGCCCGTCCTCGTAAAGGCCTGCCGGTGCTGCTGGCCGCCACCCACCTGTTGTCAAAGGACGCCGACATCCACCTGCTGCTGGTAGGGGGCGGCATGGACACCCCTGAAGTCAAGAAACTCATCGAAGCCAGCCCCATGAAGGGCCGCATCCATTTGGCTGGCTTTCGCAAGGACGCCCCCGCCGTCATCGCCGCCTGTGACGTCTCTGTGCTGGCTTCCACCAAGCGCGAGGGCCTGCCCAAGACGGTGATCGAGGCCATGGTCTATGGGGTGGCGCCCATCGTCTCCGACACCGGCGGCAGCGCCGAGCTTATCGAGGACGGGACCAGTGGCATCAAGGTTCAGCCGGGGGACGCCAAGGCCATAGCGGCCGGCATCCAGAAACTCTACGAGGACAGGGAACTGTGCAAGGCCATGGGCCAACGGGCCAGGGCGCGCATCGACCAGCACTTCAATGTGCGCCAGTCCTCAGCGGCGCTGGCGCGGGTGCTCTTTGAGACGGTCAGCGGCGGCTTCTGA
- a CDS encoding glycosyltransferase family 2 protein yields MKLSAVIITKNVAADLPNCLKSLDFVDEIVVLDSGSTDGTLKIAEAAGAKVFESTDWPGFGPQRQRAQQHAQGDWLFWIDADEVVTEELKAGILAAIEEQRPQVVYRANRLTDFFGRFIKHSGWYPDRIVRLHRSGEYRYDDALVHEKVDCKGALVLDLPGHLLHYTTGDFTSYLQKSVRYAGDWAEDRAKRGKKAGLLSASLRSFVAFLRKYLLQRGFLDGKHGLLLAIFTAHYTFNKYAALWIRSRR; encoded by the coding sequence ATGAAGCTGTCCGCCGTCATCATCACCAAGAACGTGGCCGCCGATCTGCCCAACTGCCTGAAAAGCCTGGATTTCGTCGACGAGATCGTGGTGCTGGATTCGGGCTCCACCGACGGCACGCTCAAGATCGCCGAGGCCGCCGGCGCCAAGGTCTTCGAGAGCACCGACTGGCCGGGCTTCGGCCCCCAGCGCCAGCGTGCCCAGCAGCACGCCCAAGGGGACTGGCTGTTCTGGATAGACGCCGACGAGGTGGTAACCGAGGAGCTGAAGGCGGGGATCTTGGCGGCCATCGAAGAGCAGCGGCCACAGGTGGTGTACAGGGCCAATCGTCTCACCGATTTCTTCGGCCGCTTCATCAAACACTCCGGCTGGTACCCGGACCGCATAGTGCGGCTGCACAGGAGCGGCGAGTACCGTTATGACGACGCCCTGGTACATGAAAAAGTGGACTGCAAGGGGGCTTTGGTCCTGGATCTGCCTGGCCACCTGCTGCACTACACCACAGGGGATTTCACGTCCTACCTGCAGAAGTCGGTGCGCTACGCCGGTGACTGGGCTGAAGACAGGGCCAAGCGCGGCAAGAAGGCGGGGCTGCTGTCCGCCAGCCTGCGCAGCTTCGTGGCTTTTCTTCGCAAGTACCTGTTGCAGAGGGGTTTTTTGGACGGTAAACACGGCCTGCTACTGGCCATCTTCACCGCCCACTACACCTTCAACAAATACGCGGCGCTCTGGATCAGAAGCCGCCGCTGA
- the waaF gene encoding lipopolysaccharide heptosyltransferase II, which yields MKVLVVGPSWVGDMVMAQALFIRLQQEHPGATIDVLAPGWSLPIIQRMPQVRRGIAAPWGHGKLNPRAQWQLARELAREGYDKAIILPRSFKSALIPFLARIPERVGFSGEGRSLLLTDARKRRPTRDGNQITDKTVWRYLGLGVSRADYRRYQFEVPFPALDTDQANIASVMAKLALPTDKPAVALCPGAEYGPSKQWPLANHRALAGALAERGYQVWVMGGPKDVEAGDTIAQGQDGVYNLCGKTRLEDTVDLFAHCQSVVSHDSGLMHVAAASGAKVVAIYGSTSPDFTPPLTDKAIILRHPIECSPCFERTCRFGHYRCLTEITVQQVLEALA from the coding sequence ATGAAGGTATTGGTCGTAGGGCCGTCCTGGGTCGGTGACATGGTCATGGCCCAGGCGCTGTTCATCCGCCTGCAGCAGGAACACCCTGGCGCCACCATAGACGTACTGGCGCCGGGCTGGTCATTGCCGATCATCCAGCGCATGCCCCAGGTGCGCCGCGGCATAGCCGCGCCCTGGGGCCATGGCAAGCTCAATCCCAGGGCCCAGTGGCAACTGGCCAGGGAGCTGGCCCGCGAAGGTTACGACAAGGCCATCATATTGCCCCGCTCCTTCAAGTCGGCCCTCATCCCCTTCCTGGCTCGGATCCCCGAACGGGTGGGCTTCAGTGGCGAAGGCCGCAGCCTGCTGCTGACCGACGCCCGCAAGCGCCGCCCCACCCGGGACGGCAACCAGATCACCGACAAGACGGTGTGGCGTTACCTGGGCCTGGGGGTTAGCCGTGCCGACTATCGGCGCTACCAGTTCGAGGTGCCCTTCCCGGCCCTTGACACCGACCAGGCCAATATCGCCTCTGTGATGGCAAAGCTGGCGTTGCCCACCGACAAGCCGGCCGTGGCACTCTGCCCCGGCGCCGAATACGGCCCCTCCAAGCAGTGGCCCTTGGCAAACCACAGGGCCCTGGCCGGCGCGCTCGCCGAGCGCGGCTACCAAGTCTGGGTGATGGGCGGCCCCAAGGACGTGGAAGCGGGCGACACCATAGCCCAAGGCCAGGACGGGGTTTACAACCTCTGCGGCAAGACGCGGCTGGAAGACACAGTCGACCTCTTTGCCCACTGCCAGAGCGTCGTCAGCCACGACTCAGGGCTGATGCACGTGGCCGCCGCCAGCGGCGCCAAGGTGGTGGCCATCTACGGCTCCACCAGCCCCGACTTCACCCCGCCGCTCACCGATAAGGCCATCATCTTGCGCCACCCCATCGAATGCAGCCCTTGTTTCGAACGGACCTGCCGCTTCGGCCACTACCGCTGCCTGACGGAGATCACCGTCCAGCAGGTGCTGGAGGCACTGGCATGA
- the rfaD gene encoding ADP-glyceromanno-heptose 6-epimerase — MIIVTGGAGFIGANLVKALNERGHKDILVVDDLTDGTKFKNLADLDIADYMDKDDFIARIVSGDEFGPVDAVFHQGACSDTTEWDGKFMMENNYEYSKELLHWCLDREVPFIYASSAAVYGAGTEFREDRECEGPLNVYGYSKWQFDQYVRRILPEAESQVVGFRYFNVYGPREQHKGKMASVAFHLHNQLKDGKNPRLFEGCDGYPNGGQQRDFVYVGDVCKVNLWFMDHPHLSGIFNLGTGSAEPFQAVAEAVIQHHGKGEVEYIPFPDELKGRYQSFTQADMSKLRTVGYKDPFRTVAQGVAEYLQWLDARA; from the coding sequence ATGATCATCGTAACAGGCGGCGCCGGCTTCATCGGCGCCAATCTGGTCAAGGCGCTGAACGAGCGTGGCCACAAAGACATACTGGTGGTGGACGACCTCACCGACGGCACCAAGTTCAAGAACCTGGCTGACCTCGACATCGCCGATTACATGGACAAGGACGACTTCATCGCCCGCATCGTCTCCGGTGACGAGTTCGGCCCCGTCGACGCCGTCTTCCATCAGGGCGCCTGCTCCGACACCACCGAGTGGGACGGCAAGTTCATGATGGAGAACAACTACGAGTACTCCAAGGAACTGCTGCACTGGTGCCTGGACCGGGAAGTCCCCTTCATCTACGCCTCCAGCGCCGCCGTTTACGGCGCCGGCACCGAGTTCCGTGAAGACCGCGAATGCGAAGGCCCGCTCAACGTCTACGGCTACTCCAAGTGGCAGTTCGACCAGTACGTGCGCCGCATCCTGCCCGAGGCCGAGAGCCAGGTGGTGGGCTTCCGCTACTTCAACGTCTACGGCCCCCGCGAACAGCACAAGGGCAAGATGGCGTCCGTGGCCTTCCACCTCCACAACCAGCTCAAAGACGGCAAGAACCCCCGCCTCTTCGAAGGCTGCGACGGCTACCCCAACGGCGGCCAGCAACGGGACTTCGTCTATGTGGGCGACGTCTGCAAGGTCAACCTCTGGTTCATGGACCACCCGCACCTGTCCGGCATCTTCAACCTGGGCACAGGCTCCGCCGAACCCTTCCAGGCCGTGGCCGAGGCGGTGATCCAGCACCACGGCAAGGGCGAGGTGGAATACATCCCCTTCCCCGACGAACTCAAGGGCCGCTACCAGAGCTTCACCCAGGCCGACATGAGCAAGCTGCGCACCGTCGGCTACAAGGACCCCTTCCGCACCGTCGCCCAAGGGGTGGCCGAATACCTGCAATGGCTTGACGCCAGGGCATGA
- a CDS encoding TetR/AcrR family transcriptional regulator, translating to MKTRDKILKASLALFNEKGERNVTTNHIAAHLGISPGNLYYHFRNKEDIVHAIFGEYVRHLETAFTPRENGPTLDALMSYMDGVFYTMWEFRFFYASLPDILARNPALHQEYFQVQTQLADRVVAIFRSLKEEGILNIDEESLPDLAHTVKIMVTFWISYQTTQAIEAAITRPVIYQGVLKVLFLIRPYLAPEAKDTIARLEDHYRRLATRTR from the coding sequence GTGAAGACCCGAGACAAAATCCTGAAAGCCAGCCTGGCCCTCTTCAACGAGAAGGGTGAGCGGAACGTCACTACCAACCATATCGCCGCTCACCTGGGCATCAGTCCAGGGAACCTATACTACCATTTCCGCAACAAGGAGGACATTGTCCACGCCATCTTCGGCGAGTATGTCCGCCACCTGGAAACGGCCTTCACGCCCAGGGAAAACGGCCCCACCCTGGACGCCCTGATGAGCTACATGGACGGCGTCTTCTACACCATGTGGGAGTTCCGCTTCTTCTACGCCAGCCTGCCTGACATCCTGGCCCGCAACCCGGCACTGCACCAAGAGTATTTCCAGGTTCAGACCCAGCTGGCGGACAGGGTAGTGGCCATCTTCCGCTCCCTGAAGGAGGAGGGCATCCTCAACATCGACGAGGAGTCCCTGCCGGATCTGGCCCACACGGTGAAGATCATGGTCACCTTCTGGATCAGCTACCAGACCACCCAGGCCATAGAGGCGGCCATCACCAGGCCTGTCATCTACCAGGGGGTCTTGAAGGTGCTCTTCCTCATTCGCCCCTACTTGGCGCCAGAGGCCAAGGACACCATAGCCCGCCTGGAAGACCATTACCGGCGCCTGGCGACCCGCACCCGCTGA
- a CDS encoding glycine C-acetyltransferase — protein sequence MSAKLFDHLRQELATLKEEGLYKDERIITSAQQAAIHVGNRDVLNFCANNYLGLANHPDLIQAAKEGLDTHGFGMASVRFICGTQDSHKVLEQKIAAFLNMEDAILYSSCFDANAGLFETILGPEDAIISDELNHASIIDGVRLCKAKRFRYKNNDMASLEEQLKAADEAGARFKLIATDGVFSMDGIIANLPGVCDLAEKYDALVMVDDSHAVGFVGQGGRGVHEFHNCLDRVHIITGTLGKALGGASGGYTAAKKEVVDMLRNRSRPYLFSNSLAPAIVHASIKVLDMLADGGELRQKLWDNSKYFRERMSAAGFNLAGADHAIIPVMLGDAKLAKAFADKMLERGIYVVGFSFPVVPKGQARIRTQMSAAHSREQLDQAIDAFIAVGQELGVI from the coding sequence ATGAGTGCCAAGCTGTTCGACCACCTGCGCCAGGAACTTGCCACCCTCAAAGAAGAAGGGCTGTACAAGGACGAGCGCATCATCACCAGTGCCCAACAGGCCGCCATCCATGTCGGCAACAGGGACGTGCTGAACTTCTGCGCCAACAACTACCTGGGCCTGGCCAACCATCCCGACCTGATCCAAGCCGCCAAAGAAGGCCTGGATACCCACGGTTTCGGCATGGCCTCGGTGCGCTTCATCTGCGGCACCCAGGACAGCCACAAGGTGCTGGAACAGAAGATCGCCGCCTTCCTGAACATGGAAGACGCCATCCTCTACAGCTCCTGCTTCGACGCCAACGCCGGCCTCTTCGAGACCATCCTTGGCCCGGAAGACGCCATCATCTCCGACGAGCTCAACCACGCCTCCATCATCGACGGCGTGCGCCTCTGCAAGGCCAAGCGTTTCCGCTACAAGAACAACGACATGGCCAGCCTCGAAGAGCAGCTCAAGGCCGCCGACGAGGCCGGTGCCCGCTTCAAGCTGATCGCCACTGACGGCGTCTTTTCCATGGATGGCATCATCGCCAACCTGCCCGGCGTCTGCGATCTGGCCGAGAAATACGACGCCCTGGTGATGGTGGACGACTCCCACGCCGTCGGCTTCGTCGGCCAAGGCGGTCGCGGCGTCCACGAATTCCACAACTGCCTGGACCGCGTCCACATCATCACCGGTACCCTGGGCAAGGCCCTGGGCGGCGCCTCCGGCGGCTACACCGCCGCCAAGAAGGAAGTGGTGGACATGCTGCGCAACCGCAGCCGCCCCTACCTCTTCTCCAACTCCCTGGCCCCGGCCATAGTCCATGCTTCCATCAAGGTGCTGGACATGCTGGCGGACGGTGGTGAGCTGCGCCAGAAGCTGTGGGACAACAGCAAATACTTCCGCGAGCGCATGAGCGCCGCCGGCTTCAACCTGGCCGGTGCCGACCACGCCATCATCCCTGTGATGCTGGGCGACGCCAAGCTGGCCAAGGCCTTCGCCGACAAGATGCTGGAACGCGGCATCTATGTGGTGGGCTTCAGCTTCCCCGTGGTGCCCAAGGGCCAGGCCCGGATCCGCACCCAGATGTCTGCCGCCCACAGCCGCGAGCAGCTGGACCAGGCCATCGACGCCTTTATCGCCGTCGGCCAAGAACTGGGCGTGATTTAA
- the tdh gene encoding L-threonine 3-dehydrogenase, whose translation MKALAKQYAKEGIWLVDVEKPEMGHNDVMIKIKKTAICGTDMHIYKWDEWAQNTIPVPMVVGHEYVGEIVAMGQEVRGYQIGDRVSGEGHITCGHCRNCRAGRVHLCRNTTGVGVNRTGAFAEYLVIPAYNVFKLPDNIPDDVAAIFDPFGNAVHTALSFDLVGEDVLITGAGPIGIMAAAVARHVGARHVVITDVNDYRLDLAKQMGATRAVNVAKENLKDVMKELGMTEGFDVGLEVSGVPQAFRQMLDTMNHGGKIAMLGIPPSDMAIDWNQVIFKGLVIKGIYGREMFETWYKMASLVQSGLDLSPIITHHFKVEDFQKGFDAMGSGQSGKVILDWS comes from the coding sequence ATGAAAGCGCTCGCCAAACAGTACGCCAAAGAAGGGATCTGGCTGGTCGATGTGGAGAAACCCGAAATGGGCCACAACGACGTCATGATCAAGATTAAGAAGACCGCCATCTGCGGTACCGACATGCACATCTACAAGTGGGACGAATGGGCGCAGAACACCATTCCCGTGCCCATGGTGGTGGGCCACGAGTACGTGGGCGAGATCGTCGCCATGGGCCAGGAAGTGCGCGGCTACCAGATCGGTGACAGGGTCTCAGGTGAAGGCCACATCACCTGTGGCCATTGCCGTAACTGCCGTGCCGGCCGGGTGCACCTGTGCCGCAACACCACGGGGGTGGGCGTCAACCGTACCGGTGCCTTCGCCGAGTACCTGGTGATCCCCGCCTACAACGTCTTCAAGCTGCCGGACAACATCCCGGACGACGTGGCTGCCATCTTCGACCCCTTCGGCAACGCCGTCCACACTGCCCTGAGCTTCGACCTGGTGGGTGAAGACGTGCTGATCACGGGCGCCGGCCCCATCGGCATCATGGCCGCCGCCGTGGCCCGCCATGTCGGTGCCCGTCATGTGGTGATCACCGACGTCAACGACTACCGCCTGGATCTGGCCAAGCAGATGGGCGCCACCCGCGCCGTCAACGTCGCCAAGGAAAACCTCAAGGACGTGATGAAAGAACTGGGCATGACCGAAGGCTTCGACGTGGGCCTGGAAGTGTCGGGCGTACCCCAGGCCTTCCGCCAGATGCTGGACACCATGAATCACGGCGGCAAGATAGCCATGCTCGGCATACCGCCCTCCGATATGGCCATCGACTGGAACCAGGTGATCTTCAAGGGCCTGGTGATCAAGGGTATCTACGGCCGCGAGATGTTCGAGACCTGGTACAAGATGGCCTCACTGGTGCAGTCCGGCCTGGATCTCAGCCCCATCATCACCCACCACTTCAAGGTGGAGGACTTCCAGAAAGGCTTCGACGCCATGGGCTCCGGCCAAAGCGGCAAGGTCATCCTCGACTGGAGCTAA
- a CDS encoding MipA/OmpV family protein, with product MLTALAAAAVFEFGLGGTATYLEDYVGAGQGRYYLLPFPYIYYHSDKLSIDRNIIRGKLAAKGRWRLDLSLSGQVPVNSDKNDARHGMDDLGWLGMAGPALQYYIKGDADSDQSLYLEWPLRAAVSLDHGRSHGRGLESELQLVWRQAYQRGDWTIKPQLSLGARWGSRQLHQYLYGVEEQDAQLGRPAYQAGAGYAGWRLSASFTVRRQQWWLGFFSRYYRIDGASFEDSPLVKSHSSLYAGVALARIF from the coding sequence ATGCTGACGGCCTTGGCGGCGGCCGCCGTCTTTGAATTCGGCCTGGGGGGTACAGCCACCTACCTGGAAGATTATGTGGGGGCGGGGCAGGGGCGCTATTACCTGCTGCCTTTCCCCTACATCTACTACCACTCCGACAAGCTCAGCATCGACAGGAACATCATCAGGGGCAAGCTGGCGGCCAAGGGGCGCTGGCGCCTGGATCTGTCCTTGAGCGGCCAGGTGCCGGTCAACAGTGACAAGAACGACGCCCGCCACGGCATGGACGACCTGGGCTGGCTGGGCATGGCCGGGCCGGCGCTGCAGTATTACATCAAGGGGGATGCCGACAGCGACCAGAGCCTCTACCTAGAATGGCCGCTGCGTGCCGCCGTTTCCCTGGACCATGGTCGCAGCCACGGCCGAGGCCTGGAATCGGAGCTGCAGCTGGTGTGGCGCCAGGCCTACCAGCGTGGCGACTGGACCATCAAACCTCAGTTGAGCCTGGGGGCGCGTTGGGGCAGCCGGCAGCTGCACCAGTATCTTTATGGTGTCGAGGAGCAGGATGCGCAGCTGGGCAGGCCGGCCTACCAGGCCGGCGCCGGCTACGCCGGCTGGCGCCTCTCGGCCAGTTTCACGGTGCGCCGCCAGCAGTGGTGGTTGGGCTTTTTCTCCCGCTATTACCGCATCGACGGCGCCAGCTTCGAAGACAGCCCCCTGGTCAAAAGCCACAGCAGCCTCTATGCCGGTGTCGCCCTGGCCCGCATCTTCTAG
- a CDS encoding TonB family protein: MRQWLLATSLLAAASPAFADFNDGLKAYLAKDYPKALAEFRASAQLGQPNAQFNLGVMYFNGEGVTRDPEEAYAWFAAAEDNGLAGADKAKLKALSQLGKGQLKAASNLAQQRLSLLGQTALEKTLLPEIRVTTDNPEAHPLKRRDPRYPQNAARNMEMGFTKVIFDINEAGGVENARVVSAMPPQVFNKASLDAVSSWKYAPPKDKDGHPSRIQGAAVVLDYRLVGAQIDDKAFDKLTDALAQKAQTGNPAAQFQLAGILEWQQNIDGWRFTEIQGKEHYGAPELSAKPSSLKRPKGLPQGRDSGFKYRHWRFAFRLDEKGKPVGIRQLDIHKQSAEDAGWNRELMEQIAKRHYHRPHDSDNQGLYVLSYNVYRNSEEETVRPALPPQQSARDMVLKAAQGGLALAQYQVGSDLLYGRSCVVDRRKGLDWLTYAAQQGQVEAQELLGMELVKGGETQRDWAKAKAWLEKAAAQGSWLAKRELARVLATADAASLRDPSRSLALAQEVVKDHEDPNSYDVLADAWLAKGDKREARHYLEEALAEAKDRGWDASPYQQRLNTF; this comes from the coding sequence ATGCGCCAATGGCTACTCGCCACTTCCCTGCTGGCCGCCGCCAGCCCCGCCTTCGCCGATTTCAACGACGGTTTAAAAGCCTACCTGGCTAAAGACTACCCCAAGGCCCTGGCGGAATTTCGTGCCAGCGCCCAGCTTGGCCAACCCAACGCCCAGTTCAACCTGGGAGTCATGTACTTCAACGGTGAAGGGGTGACCAGGGACCCCGAAGAGGCCTATGCCTGGTTCGCCGCCGCCGAAGACAACGGCCTGGCCGGCGCCGACAAGGCCAAGCTCAAAGCGCTAAGCCAACTGGGTAAGGGTCAACTGAAGGCCGCCTCCAACCTGGCCCAGCAGCGCCTGTCATTACTGGGGCAGACAGCCTTGGAAAAGACCCTGCTGCCGGAGATCCGGGTCACCACCGACAATCCCGAGGCGCACCCCCTGAAAAGAAGGGATCCCCGCTATCCCCAAAATGCCGCCCGTAATATGGAGATGGGCTTCACTAAAGTCATTTTCGATATCAACGAGGCCGGCGGCGTCGAAAACGCCAGAGTGGTTAGCGCCATGCCACCCCAAGTTTTCAACAAAGCCAGTCTCGATGCCGTCAGTTCATGGAAGTACGCCCCGCCCAAGGATAAAGACGGCCACCCCAGCCGTATTCAAGGCGCCGCAGTGGTACTGGACTATCGCCTGGTCGGAGCCCAGATCGACGACAAGGCTTTCGACAAGTTGACTGACGCCCTGGCGCAGAAAGCCCAAACCGGCAACCCCGCAGCCCAGTTTCAGCTGGCCGGCATACTGGAATGGCAACAGAACATCGACGGCTGGCGCTTCACCGAGATCCAAGGTAAAGAGCATTATGGTGCCCCCGAGCTGAGCGCCAAGCCATCAAGTTTGAAGAGGCCCAAAGGGCTGCCCCAGGGTCGAGATTCAGGCTTCAAATACCGGCACTGGCGCTTTGCCTTCCGTTTGGACGAGAAAGGCAAGCCGGTAGGCATACGGCAACTGGACATCCACAAACAAAGCGCAGAGGATGCCGGCTGGAACCGCGAGTTGATGGAACAGATCGCCAAGCGTCATTATCACAGACCCCATGACAGCGATAACCAAGGACTCTACGTCCTCAGCTACAACGTCTACCGCAATTCCGAGGAAGAGACGGTTAGGCCCGCCCTGCCGCCTCAGCAGTCGGCCCGTGACATGGTGTTGAAGGCCGCCCAAGGCGGCCTGGCCCTGGCCCAATATCAGGTGGGGAGCGATCTGCTCTATGGCCGCAGCTGCGTGGTGGACAGACGCAAGGGCCTGGACTGGCTGACCTACGCCGCCCAGCAGGGCCAGGTGGAGGCCCAGGAGCTCTTGGGCATGGAATTGGTCAAGGGCGGCGAGACCCAGCGCGACTGGGCCAAGGCCAAGGCCTGGCTGGAAAAAGCCGCCGCCCAGGGCAGTTGGCTGGCCAAGCGGGAACTGGCCAGGGTGTTGGCCACGGCCGATGCCGCCAGCCTGCGTGACCCGAGCCGTTCCCTGGCGCTGGCCCAGGAAGTGGTCAAGGACCATGAGGACCCCAACAGCTACGACGTGCTGGCCGACGCCTGGCTGGCAAAAGGCGATAAGCGAGAAGCCCGACATTACCTGGAGGAGGCCCTGGCTGAGGCCAAGGACAGGGGTTGGGATGCAAGCCCCTATCAGCAGCGACTGAACACCTTTTAA